One window from the genome of Spirosoma rhododendri encodes:
- a CDS encoding PD-(D/E)XK nuclease family protein: MPIQYRFYPSLLNTFSRYMQGGNLSVQQLIDSINRVPTPTTAAQERGTSFEEAIVKGTDEDRFDADIVKRVRKLLPRPIVDTQVYCQWEVEDVLFYGYVDLIGTFKAVDLKTTGSYQPGRFAHNHQNLYLHALKRKGIKLMEYVITDFTDVYVESYSLTHPIDRQIEEIRQFKAFLDEHRALITDKKIFVTPGDNPDARRR; the protein is encoded by the coding sequence ATGCCGATTCAGTACCGTTTTTACCCATCGCTGCTCAACACCTTTTCGCGTTATATGCAGGGCGGCAACCTGTCCGTTCAGCAACTTATCGACAGTATCAACCGGGTGCCGACACCGACTACGGCCGCGCAGGAACGCGGTACGTCGTTTGAAGAAGCCATCGTCAAAGGCACCGACGAAGACCGCTTCGACGCCGACATCGTCAAGCGCGTCAGAAAACTCCTCCCCCGCCCCATCGTCGATACGCAGGTGTATTGTCAGTGGGAAGTTGAGGATGTGCTGTTTTACGGGTATGTCGACCTGATCGGTACGTTCAAGGCGGTGGATTTAAAAACAACAGGCAGTTACCAGCCGGGCCGCTTCGCGCACAACCATCAAAACCTGTACCTGCACGCGCTGAAGCGTAAAGGCATCAAGCTGATGGAATACGTGATTACGGATTTTACCGACGTTTACGTCGAAAGCTACAGCCTGACGCACCCAATTGACAGGCAGATCGAAGAAATCCGGCAGTTCAAAGCGTTCTTAGACGAACACCGTGCCCTGATTACCGACAAAAAAATCTTCGTCACGCCCGGCGACAATCCCGACGCCCGACGCCGGTAA
- a CDS encoding sugar kinase: MKKIVTFGEVMLRLSPPGVGRFAQTDTLTMHFGGTEANVAVSLAQFGLRAQHVTRFPDNGLGRSAAGYLQRHHVDTQHVQYGDGRMGLYFLETGAGSRASQIIYDRVNSAFTRIQPTDVDWDAVLDGADWFHWTGITPALSQGAADCLLAGIQTANRLGVPVSGDIVYRSNLWQYGKTPQQIMPALTEGCTLVLGGKALFSEIYGVVGSTFQEAGRAMMERFPTLRYITDTKRNSISASHNQLSAKLFDGTTVYKSRIYDVQPIIDRIGTGDAYMAGLIYGLLMFNDPQRAVEFGSAASALKHTITGDVNLATVAEVETLEQGDSSGKLKR; this comes from the coding sequence ATGAAGAAAATTGTAACATTTGGCGAGGTGATGCTGCGGCTGAGTCCGCCCGGCGTGGGTCGCTTTGCCCAGACCGATACGCTGACGATGCATTTCGGCGGTACCGAAGCCAACGTGGCCGTGTCGCTGGCGCAGTTTGGGTTGCGGGCGCAGCATGTCACGCGCTTCCCCGACAACGGACTGGGGCGGTCAGCAGCAGGATATCTGCAACGCCACCACGTCGATACGCAGCACGTGCAGTACGGCGATGGGCGCATGGGCCTGTATTTTCTCGAAACGGGAGCCGGTAGCCGCGCCAGTCAGATCATCTACGACCGGGTGAACTCGGCCTTCACCCGAATCCAACCCACCGACGTCGACTGGGACGCGGTGCTCGACGGGGCCGACTGGTTTCACTGGACGGGCATCACCCCCGCGCTGTCGCAGGGTGCCGCCGACTGTCTGCTGGCCGGAATTCAAACGGCCAACCGACTGGGTGTTCCGGTGTCGGGCGACATCGTGTACCGCAGCAATTTGTGGCAGTACGGCAAAACCCCGCAGCAGATCATGCCCGCCCTGACCGAAGGATGTACGCTGGTGCTGGGCGGCAAAGCCCTGTTCTCGGAAATCTACGGCGTGGTGGGCAGCACCTTTCAGGAGGCCGGCCGGGCCATGATGGAACGCTTCCCAACCCTGCGCTACATCACCGACACTAAACGCAACTCAATCAGCGCGTCGCACAACCAACTGTCGGCCAAGCTGTTCGACGGCACGACGGTTTACAAATCGCGGATTTACGACGTGCAGCCGATCATCGATCGCATTGGCACGGGCGACGCGTACATGGCCGGGCTGATCTATGGCCTGCTGATGTTCAACGACCCGCAGCGGGCCGTGGAGTTCGGCTCTGCCGCGTCGGCCCTGAAACATACGATCACTGGCGACGTCAACCTCGCCACCGTCGCCGAAGTCGAAACCCTCGAACAGGGCGACAGCTCCGGCAAGTTGAAGCGGTGA
- a CDS encoding Uma2 family endonuclease: MEAVVELPDYEAERGKPIPSKNHAIIQSNLLVELTLNYRGTYQFLSEISLENPRAVPDVAIFSPMPYDPLHDEVRLNQIPLGVIEIMSPSQTQDELIDKAEAYFQAGVQSYWLVNPVFRIVHILHSRDEYTNVTEGTLTDSRLNISLPLANLFQ, translated from the coding sequence ATGGAAGCGGTCGTTGAGTTACCAGATTATGAAGCCGAACGCGGTAAGCCCATACCCAGTAAAAATCACGCAATTATCCAGAGTAACTTACTGGTTGAGCTAACCCTGAATTACCGGGGAACGTATCAGTTTCTATCTGAAATCAGTTTAGAAAACCCACGCGCCGTACCCGACGTGGCTATATTTTCGCCTATGCCGTATGACCCGCTGCACGACGAGGTCAGACTGAATCAGATACCGCTTGGCGTCATCGAAATCATGTCGCCCTCCCAAACTCAGGACGAACTGATCGACAAGGCAGAGGCTTACTTTCAGGCAGGCGTACAATCGTACTGGCTGGTAAATCCCGTCTTTCGGATTGTACACATCCTGCACAGCCGCGACGAATACACAAACGTAACCGAAGGAACGCTCACGGACAGTCGATTGAATATCTCGCTGCCACTTGCCAACCTATTCCAGTAG
- a CDS encoding tagaturonate reductase — protein sequence MPPLNRTVHPAPKRPEKVLQFGTGVLLRGLPDYFIQKANERGSFDGSIVIVKSTDGQTDEFTSQDNLYTVAVRGIQQGKAIETNTVVSAVSRVMAAQTQWNEILMLARNPHLQIIISNTTEVGLDYVEESIFQKPPMSFPAKLTAFLYERFRSVGGSKAKGMIVIPTELVTDNGLKLRDAVERLTAYNELGKLFTKWLKFHVRFCNSLVDRIVTRPTDEARQELQAEVGYTDDLLTFTEPYHLWAIEGDDRVKEMLPFADTPEIIIDEDINFYKERKLRVLNGTHTLTMPLGYLLGLETVADEMKHPLMSRFIESLMLDEIVPTVPHYDEPGMDAAAIKSFANDVLDRFRNPYLDHLLLNISMQETAKMQARNVATLQRYYEQGKGVPKRMAFGFAAYLLFMRAVREENGQFMGEISVPGGGVLTYPVRDDKAGYFYGDWQTVKDKSLTSVQTFVKSVLSDAKLWQADLNALPGFCEAVANDLHAMLTNGVESTLEKHMGAA from the coding sequence ATGCCCCCGCTGAACAGAACCGTTCACCCCGCCCCGAAGCGGCCCGAAAAAGTGCTGCAATTTGGCACGGGTGTGCTGCTGCGCGGCCTGCCCGATTATTTCATTCAGAAAGCCAACGAGCGCGGCAGCTTCGACGGGTCTATCGTCATCGTCAAGTCGACGGATGGGCAGACCGACGAGTTTACCAGTCAGGACAATCTGTACACGGTGGCGGTGCGGGGAATTCAGCAGGGTAAAGCCATTGAAACGAATACGGTGGTATCGGCCGTGAGCCGGGTCATGGCGGCACAGACGCAGTGGAACGAGATTCTGATGCTGGCCCGCAATCCGCACCTGCAAATCATCATCTCCAACACCACCGAAGTCGGGCTGGACTATGTGGAGGAAAGCATTTTCCAGAAACCGCCCATGTCGTTTCCGGCTAAGCTGACGGCTTTTCTGTACGAACGTTTCCGCAGCGTGGGTGGCTCGAAAGCAAAGGGCATGATCGTGATTCCGACCGAACTGGTGACGGATAATGGCCTGAAACTGCGCGACGCTGTCGAGCGACTGACGGCCTACAACGAACTGGGTAAGCTGTTTACCAAATGGCTCAAATTCCACGTTCGCTTCTGCAATTCGCTGGTCGACCGAATCGTGACGCGCCCCACCGACGAAGCCCGGCAGGAGTTGCAGGCCGAAGTAGGCTACACCGACGATTTGCTGACGTTTACGGAGCCGTATCACCTCTGGGCTATCGAGGGCGACGACCGGGTGAAGGAAATGCTGCCCTTCGCCGATACGCCGGAGATCATCATCGACGAAGACATCAATTTTTACAAGGAACGCAAGCTGCGCGTACTGAACGGCACCCACACGCTGACCATGCCGCTGGGCTATCTGCTGGGGCTGGAAACCGTCGCCGACGAGATGAAGCACCCGCTGATGAGCCGGTTTATCGAGTCGCTGATGCTGGATGAAATCGTGCCGACGGTGCCGCATTACGACGAGCCGGGGATGGACGCAGCCGCCATTAAATCATTCGCCAACGACGTTCTCGACCGCTTCCGCAACCCCTACCTCGACCATTTGCTGCTAAATATTTCGATGCAGGAAACGGCCAAGATGCAGGCCCGTAACGTCGCGACACTACAACGCTATTACGAGCAGGGCAAGGGCGTACCGAAGCGGATGGCGTTTGGCTTTGCGGCTTACCTGCTGTTTATGCGGGCCGTGCGCGAAGAAAACGGGCAGTTTATGGGCGAAATCAGCGTACCGGGCGGGGGTGTATTAACCTACCCCGTCCGCGACGACAAAGCCGGTTATTTCTACGGTGACTGGCAGACGGTGAAAGACAAGTCGCTGACATCCGTTCAGACCTTCGTCAAAAGTGTACTGTCGGACGCCAAGCTCTGGCAGGCCGATCTGAACGCACTACCGGGTTTTTGCGAAGCTGTGGCCAACGACCTGCACGCTATGCTGACCAACGGCGTTGAATCGACGCTGGAAAAGCACATGGGCGCGGCCTAG
- a CDS encoding bifunctional 4-hydroxy-2-oxoglutarate aldolase/2-dehydro-3-deoxy-phosphogluconate aldolase has translation MSRIPRLTVYHTIRRVPLVPVFYHPDTDVCEGVLDACYRAGVRAFEFTNRGDFAHERFAELSKRCARDYPDMVLGAGTLLDAPTAALYLQLGADFIVGPNFNEEIARLCNRRKIAYLPGCATLSEIATAHEWGVEVVKIFPGDVVGPNFVKSLSGPMPFASAMVTGGVEPNRESLSRWFGAGVVAVGMGSQLFPKDVLANRAFDKIETTVRDVVRIIADL, from the coding sequence ATGTCCCGCATACCGCGTCTTACTGTTTATCATACCATCCGGCGGGTGCCGCTGGTGCCTGTTTTTTACCACCCCGATACCGACGTGTGCGAGGGGGTGCTGGATGCCTGCTACCGGGCGGGCGTTCGCGCGTTCGAGTTCACCAACCGGGGCGATTTTGCCCACGAACGGTTCGCCGAACTGAGCAAACGCTGCGCCCGCGACTACCCCGATATGGTGCTGGGAGCCGGTACGCTGCTCGACGCGCCTACGGCCGCGCTGTACCTGCAACTGGGTGCCGACTTCATCGTTGGTCCGAACTTCAACGAAGAGATCGCCCGGCTGTGCAACCGGCGGAAGATTGCCTACCTACCCGGTTGCGCGACGCTGAGCGAAATTGCCACCGCCCACGAGTGGGGCGTCGAAGTCGTCAAGATTTTTCCCGGCGATGTGGTGGGGCCGAATTTCGTCAAAAGCCTGAGCGGCCCGATGCCGTTTGCGAGTGCGATGGTGACGGGGGGCGTCGAGCCGAACCGCGAGAGCCTGTCGCGCTGGTTCGGGGCGGGCGTCGTTGCCGTCGGGATGGGTTCGCAGCTTTTCCCGAAGGATGTGCTGGCAAACCGTGCATTCGATAAAATTGAAACCACCGTTCGCGACGTAGTTCGTATTATTGCTGACTTGTAA
- a CDS encoding DMT family transporter — protein MNYVFILLAFLTGVAISIQAGVNANLRQTLGNPVLAAAVSFGSGFLSLAIALLFMRVPLPALDTIRQVSWWKWTGGLIGAVYVTTVIISVPRIGTANLVSLSVAGQLLAAVVLDHYGLLGFAQHPANAWRLLGLLLIVGGVLLVVRN, from the coding sequence ATGAACTACGTTTTCATTCTGCTGGCTTTCCTGACGGGCGTAGCCATTTCCATTCAGGCGGGCGTCAATGCCAATCTGCGACAAACGCTGGGTAACCCAGTACTGGCCGCTGCCGTTTCGTTCGGCAGCGGCTTTTTGTCATTAGCCATCGCGCTGCTGTTCATGCGGGTTCCCCTTCCGGCGCTCGACACCATCCGGCAGGTAAGCTGGTGGAAATGGACAGGCGGCCTCATCGGGGCGGTGTACGTCACGACGGTTATTATCAGTGTGCCGCGCATCGGTACGGCCAACCTTGTCAGCCTGAGCGTGGCGGGGCAGTTGCTGGCAGCTGTCGTACTCGATCATTACGGCCTGCTGGGCTTCGCGCAGCACCCCGCCAACGCCTGGCGACTGCTGGGTCTGCTACTGATCGTGGGGGGCGTTTTGTTGGTGGTGAGAAACTAA
- a CDS encoding MFS transporter, with amino-acid sequence MQTPTTTGRFRWRIVALLFLATTINYVDRQVLSFTMTDEVFRKEMLDMAPDAVLTKEATDRFKVLYSDVDAAFKFAYAIGFLLVGWLIDRIGTKRGFSLGIIVWSIAAALTAFVSNMAGLRWARALLGLGESANFPSSIKTVAEWFPRRERSFANGLFNAGANVGIILTALAVPYLILHFGWRSSFLVTGVLGFGLLAFWWFTYSKPEQNPKLSADELAYIRSDEETIVPLKVSWGKLLGYKQTWAFAVGKFMADPIWWFYMTWLPDFFNSNDALDQKLDLKSFGIPFLIIYVVSDAGSIFFGWLTTQFMNMGWTANRARKTTMLICALCVVPIFFAAQTSSLTVAIALIALATAAHQGWSANMYTFASDLFPRNVVASVTGIGGMFGAVGGILLALLAGRIITSFGYVPMFIIASCAYLIALVIIHLVLPRMEPVRAEELTNEFV; translated from the coding sequence TTGCAGACACCTACCACCACCGGCCGCTTCCGCTGGCGAATTGTCGCCCTGCTCTTTCTCGCGACAACCATCAACTATGTCGACCGGCAGGTGCTTTCCTTTACGATGACCGATGAGGTTTTCCGCAAGGAAATGCTCGACATGGCCCCCGACGCCGTGCTGACCAAGGAGGCCACCGACCGCTTCAAAGTACTCTACAGCGACGTCGACGCAGCGTTCAAATTTGCCTATGCCATTGGCTTTCTGCTGGTTGGCTGGCTAATCGACCGGATCGGCACCAAACGTGGCTTTTCGCTGGGTATCATCGTCTGGAGCATTGCGGCTGCGCTGACGGCCTTCGTGAGCAACATGGCGGGGCTGCGCTGGGCACGGGCACTGCTGGGGCTGGGCGAGTCGGCCAACTTTCCCTCATCCATCAAGACGGTTGCCGAGTGGTTTCCCCGGCGCGAACGCTCGTTTGCCAACGGCCTGTTCAACGCGGGGGCCAACGTCGGCATTATCCTGACGGCACTCGCCGTTCCCTACCTGATTCTGCATTTCGGCTGGCGCAGTTCGTTTCTCGTGACGGGTGTTCTGGGCTTCGGGCTGCTGGCGTTCTGGTGGTTTACCTACAGCAAGCCCGAACAAAACCCGAAACTCTCGGCCGACGAACTGGCGTATATCCGCAGCGACGAAGAAACTATTGTGCCGCTGAAAGTATCGTGGGGCAAGCTGCTGGGCTACAAACAAACGTGGGCCTTTGCCGTGGGCAAGTTCATGGCCGACCCAATCTGGTGGTTTTACATGACGTGGCTCCCCGATTTTTTCAACTCCAACGACGCCCTCGACCAGAAGCTGGACCTGAAAAGTTTCGGCATCCCGTTCCTCATCATCTACGTCGTTTCGGACGCGGGCAGTATCTTTTTCGGCTGGCTGACGACTCAGTTTATGAACATGGGCTGGACAGCCAACCGCGCCCGCAAAACCACGATGCTGATCTGCGCGCTCTGCGTTGTCCCGATTTTCTTTGCCGCCCAGACGAGCAGCCTGACGGTCGCTATCGCCCTGATTGCGCTGGCAACGGCGGCCCATCAGGGCTGGTCGGCCAATATGTACACCTTCGCGTCGGATCTGTTTCCTCGTAACGTGGTAGCGTCTGTAACGGGAATCGGTGGTATGTTTGGGGCAGTAGGCGGCATTCTGCTGGCGTTGCTGGCCGGGCGTATCATCACCAGCTTCGGCTACGTACCGATGTTTATCATTGCCAGCTGCGCCTACCTGATTGCGCTGGTTATTATCCACCTCGTTCTCCCCCGTATGGAACCCGTCCGGGCGGAAGAACTGACGAATGAGTTTGTATAG
- a CDS encoding MFS transporter, translating into MIQQTFRLYRRAYTGLSPTVWLLAGVMLINRIGTMVLPYLTLYMTERLHYTVAQAGIVMAVFGSGALIGTFLGGRLTDRFGFYYVQLLSLVFGGLALVGLQFVTNFYALCGSVFLFTLLGDSFRPANQAALTYYATPDTRTRSFSLNRLAINLGWTIGASLGGFLAQLDYRLLFWTDGLTCLLAALILFMRLPIPARQVDSVTHPDTPQLPRLSPYRDRAYLFFALLATLYFMGFMQFFSIVTLYFREVLHLTKSQIGLLMSLNGLLIVLIEVALVYTLEQRFRNRLMLAGMGTLLLGVAYLLMTQSQLAGVALWTVLIITASEMLAMPFMQSFAANRGTPQNRGQYLALYSMAGALAQTTSPALGAQLVAHVGFSANWLLLAGLCGLATAGFWWLGQRETDQPHPETAPVAS; encoded by the coding sequence ATGATTCAGCAGACATTTCGGCTTTACCGACGAGCGTATACGGGGTTGTCGCCGACGGTCTGGTTATTGGCGGGCGTCATGCTCATCAATCGGATCGGGACGATGGTGCTGCCGTACCTGACGCTTTACATGACCGAACGGCTGCACTATACGGTCGCGCAGGCCGGTATCGTGATGGCCGTGTTTGGCAGCGGGGCACTCATCGGTACGTTTCTCGGCGGTCGCCTGACCGACCGGTTTGGGTTTTACTATGTGCAGTTACTGAGTCTGGTCTTCGGCGGTCTGGCACTGGTCGGGCTTCAGTTCGTCACCAATTTTTACGCGCTCTGCGGCAGTGTATTTCTGTTTACCCTGCTGGGCGATTCCTTTCGGCCCGCCAACCAGGCGGCACTGACTTATTACGCTACGCCCGACACCCGCACCCGTTCGTTTTCGCTGAATCGACTCGCCATTAACCTCGGCTGGACCATCGGCGCGTCGCTGGGTGGTTTTCTCGCCCAACTCGATTACCGACTTCTGTTCTGGACCGACGGACTAACCTGCCTGCTGGCCGCGCTGATTCTGTTTATGCGACTGCCCATACCCGCCCGGCAGGTGGACTCAGTCACACACCCGGACACTCCTCAACTGCCCCGGCTATCGCCTTACCGCGACCGGGCCTATCTGTTTTTTGCCCTCCTGGCGACGCTGTATTTCATGGGCTTCATGCAGTTTTTTAGTATCGTCACGCTGTATTTCCGGGAAGTACTGCACCTCACCAAATCGCAGATTGGTTTGCTGATGTCGCTGAATGGCCTGCTGATCGTACTGATTGAGGTGGCGCTGGTTTACACGCTGGAACAGCGTTTTCGGAACCGGCTGATGCTGGCCGGAATGGGTACGCTGCTGCTCGGAGTGGCCTACCTGCTCATGACGCAGTCGCAACTGGCGGGGGTAGCCCTGTGGACGGTGCTTATCATCACGGCGAGCGAGATGCTGGCAATGCCGTTTATGCAGTCGTTTGCGGCCAACCGGGGCACCCCGCAGAACCGGGGGCAATATCTGGCGTTGTATTCGATGGCGGGAGCGCTGGCTCAGACCACATCGCCCGCGCTGGGCGCGCAGCTCGTAGCGCACGTCGGTTTCTCGGCCAACTGGCTTCTGTTGGCCGGACTGTGCGGCCTCGCTACGGCTGGGTTCTGGTGGCTGGGACAACGCGAAACCGATCAACCCCATCCCGAAACGGCTCCCGTTGCTTCGTAA